The DNA region GCCCGAGCTGTTCCTCGCCGACGCGCTCGGCGCCGTCGGCAAACCCGCTGCTGCGCGTGCACACCGCGGGCTCGGTCGGCGGGTCCACGGCCGCCGTCGCTGCCGCCCTGGTCAAGTCGGGCGTGCACAAGCGGGTGCTCACGGTGGCGTGGGAGAAGCAGTCGGAGTCGAACGCCATGTGGGCGCTGTCGATCCCGGTCCCGTTCACCGTGCCCGTCGGCGCCGGCGCGGGCGGCTACTTCGCGCCGCACGTCCGCTCCTACATCCGGCGCTCCGGCGCGCCCGACCACGTCGGCGCGATGGTCGCGGTGAAGGACCGGCGCAACGGCGCACGCAACCCCTTCGCGCATCTGCACCAGCCCGACATCACGCTCGAGTCCGTGCAGGCGTCCCAGATGCTCTGGGATCCCATCCGATTCGACGAGACCTGCCCGTCGTCCGACGGTGCCTGCGCCATCGTGCTCGGCGACGAGGAGGCCGCCGCCGCGTCGGAGGCCGCGACCGGCAACCGGGTCGGCTGGGTCCTCGCGACCGCCATGCGCACCGAGCCCCTCGCCTACGCGGGCCGCGAGCACGTGAGCCCCCGCGCGGGCCAGGACGCCGCGGCCGCGCTGTGGCGCGACGCCGGCATCACCGATCCACTGCGCGAGGTCGACGCCGCCGAGATCTACGTGCCCTTCTCCTGGTTCGAGCCGATGTGGCTGGAGAACCTCGGCTTCACCCCCGAGGGCGAGGGGTGGAAGCTCACCGAGTCGGGCGGCACCGAGATCGGCGGCACGCTGCCGGTCAACCCGTCAGGCGGGTGCTCTCGTCCAACCCCATCGGCGCGTCCGGCATGATCCGGTTCGCCGAGGCCGCCAAGCAGGTCATGGGCCGCGCCGGGGACTACCAGGTCGACGGTGCGCGGAAAGCCCTCGGCCACGCCTACGGCGGCGGATCGCAATACTTTTCGATGTGGCTGGTGGGTGCGGACAAGCCCGCCTGACGCCCGGCAGCGTTCCCCCTATCCCCGATGGGCTGGTGGGTGCGGACAAGCCCGCCTGACACCCCCGCGGCCGCCGCCGCGTACGGAGCTCGCCGATGTGACCCTTGACACATCCTCCGACTAAGTGATTTAGTCACTTTATGAATCAGACGACGGGGTCCCTGTCCGAGCGGATCGCGGACGGCATCGTGGAGATCGTCCGCACCGAGGAGCTCCAACCGGGCGACGCCTTGGCGTCCTCGCGGCAGCTCGCAGAGCGCTTCGGCGTGACCACGCCGACGGTGCGCGAGGCGCTCCGCCGACTCGAGGCCATCGACGTGGTGCGCTTCCGCCACGGTTCGGGCACCTACGTCGGCGACGGCGTCCGCCGGCGCGTGATCGGAAACCCGCACGCCCCGCGCGGCGACCTCCGCGCCGCCCTGGAACTCGCCGACGCCCGCCTGGCGCTCGAACCGTCGATCGCCGCCCTCGCGGCTCGGCATCGCTCCGATGCCGACCTCGCGCGACTCGCCGCGGCGACCGACAACGCGCTCCGGCCACCGGCCGGCGTCGCCTCGCCCGACCTGCACTTCCACGTCGTCCTCGCGCAGGCCTCGGGAAACCGGCTCCTCGGCGAGACCATCGAGTCGCTCCTCGAGAGCCGCCGCCTGGACCAGGTCGAGATCCGGCACCAGTACGCCGACCGTCCCCGGGACCACGCCGAACACCTCGGCCTCGTCAACGCCGTCAGGGACCGCGACGAGCACCTCGCGGAGAGCCTCGCCCGCGACCACCTGCAGCACATCCGCAATGCCGTCGCCGACGCCCTCGCGCGCAGGAGGCCGGCCGATGACCAACCGACTCGCCTCCATGACCTCCGCCGAGGCGCGGCACGCGGCAGCCGCCGGCCCCGTCGTCCTCCTCGCCGCCGGCGCGCTCGAACAGCACGGGCCGGGCATGCCGCTGGGTACGGACACCGTCCGCGCCGAGGCCGTCACCGCGCGGGTTGCGGACGAATTGGGCGACGCCGTCGTCGTCGGCCCGACGATCCCGGTCGGCGTCTCGCCGCACCATCGCGGGTTCGCCGGCACCATGACGCTGTCCACCGCGACCTTCGCCGCGGTCCTCACGGAGTACGTGGACAGCCTCGCCCACCACGGATTCCGTCGATTCCTCGTGGTCAACGGGCACGGCGGCAACAACGCCGTCCTCGGCACGACCGCCCAGGACCTGCTCCGCACCCATCCGGACGTCGAACTCGCCTGGGTCGGCGTGTCCGCCCTGGCGAAGGACGCGGTCGCGCGCCTCGGAGTGAGCGAGGTCCACGGCCACTGCGGCGAGTCCGAGACGGCGCAGATGCTCCACGTGGCACCCGATCTCGTCCGGTCCGAGCTCCTCGAGCCCGGCACCACGACCCTCGCGCAGATGGAGCCCGTCGCGCGCCTGTCCCGCACGCCCGACTTCAATCTCGCACTCGCCTGGGAGCGATTGAGTCCCAACGGCGTCCTCGGGGACCCGACCCGCGTCAGCGCCGAGGACGGACGACGCATCATCGATGAGTCCGTCGCGAACCTCACCCGTCTCGTCCGGGAGTGGCGCGCCTAGCCCTCCCCCGATCAGCCACCCACACGCCCGGCGACCGCCGCCGGACGTCGGACGAGCGCGCCCGAGACCCGGTCGCGCGGAACGGAAGACCATGCAGAACCGTCGAACCACACGCTGGGCCGCCCTCCTCGCCGCGGCGGCGGTCGCCACCGTCTCCGCTCCCGCCGGTGCGCAACCCGCCTCGGCGCCGCGCCCCGCCCACCAGCCGCGGTGCGACGGTGCCGGCGACGTCCGGCCCGGCACCACCGCCGTACGGACCGTCGCGAGCGGCGATCGGTTGCGCAGCTACCGGATCCACGTCCCGCAGGGCTCCGACGGCCGTACCCCGCTCCCGGTCGTTGTCGCCTACCACGGCCGCGGGCAGCACCGGGGCCGAGCTCCAGGAGTACTCCGGCCTCTCGGCTCTCCCCGCCATCGCCGTCTTCCCCGAGGCGTCGTGGGCACCGGCGGCGGCGAACGCCAGGCCTGGCAGGGCGCGCCGTACGCGCGCCGGGCGTCGACGACGTGGCCTTCACCGGGACCTGCTCGACGACATCGAGCGGCGCGCGTGCGTCGACCGCGACCGATCTACGCCACCGGCAAGTCCAACGGCGCCGGCCTCGTCAACCTGCTCGCGTGCCGACTGCCCGACCGACTCGCCGCGATCGCGCCCGTCGCCGCCGCGGTGTACCCCCGGCGCGAACGCCGGATGTGACGGGGCCACGCCGAAACCCGTCCTCATCATGCACGGTGACGCCGATGCCACGATCCCGTACGGCGGCGACGCCGATCGGGGCCTCCCGGCGATCGACCGCTGGGCCGGTCAGTGGGCCGCGCGGGCCGCCTGCGCGGCGGAGCCCCGGACCGAGAACCTCGCCGAGGACGTCCTGCTCACCCGGTACCGCGGATGCGGGAACACTCCCGTCGAGATGATCACGGTGCGCGGTGGGGGCCACACCTGGCCCGGCGCCCTCGCCTACAGCGGCGGCGGTTACGTCACCCAGTCGGTCCGGGCCACCACCCTCGCCTGGTCGTTCTTCGAGAACAAGCGCCTCGCCCCGTCGAACGGAGGAATCCGATGACCGCGCCCGACTCCCTCGAGCAGCCGCCCGTCGCGCCGGAACGCCTCCCCCGGATCATCCGGGCGATGGGGGTCATCGAGCGTGTGGGCAACGCACTGCCGCACCCGTTCTGGTTGTTCTGGATCCTCGCCGCGATCCTCGGCGTGGTCAGCGCTGTGATGGCAGCACTGGACGTCAGTGTCGTCTCCCCCGCCGACGGCAAGGAGGTGGTGGTGCGCAACCTCTTCTCGGGCGACGGCCTCGCCATGGCCGCGTCGACGATGGTCGAGAATTTCGCCGGCTTCCCGCCGATGGCGACGATCGTCGTGGTCATCATGGGCGTGGCGATCGCGGAGCGGAGCGGCTTCCTCGCCACCGGGATGAAGGCGGGGGTCTCCCGCGTCCCCGCCTCGTGGTCATCTTCGCCGTCGCGTTCACCCGGCACGGTCTCGCACGTCGCGTCGGCGGCGGCGTACGTGATCCTGGTGCCGTTGGGCGGTCTCGCCTTCCGCGCCGTCGGCAAGTCGCCGATCCTGGGCATCGTCGTCGCGTACACGTCGATCGCCTCCGGCTACGACGCCAGCCCGGTGCCGACCCCGAACGACGCGATCTTCGCGGGCATCACGCAGGCGGCGGCGCGGGTCATCGACCCCGATGCCGTGGTCACGCCGGTGAGTAACTGGTACTTCAACATCGGATCCTCGCTGCTGCTCGCGATCGTGATCACCCTGGTCACCAAGCTCGTCCTGGCCAAGCGCCCCGACCTGGACGCCGATCCGGACGCGGACCTCAGCGACATGGGGACGCTCGCGCTCGAACCCGCCGAGCGGCGGGCACTGCGCCTGGCCGGCGCCACCCTGGTCGGCATCCTCTGATCACGGCGCTGATCATGCTGCCCGCGGGGTCCCCGCTGCGCGGCGACAACGGTTCGATCACCGACTCGCCGTTCATGGAGGGCATCGCCGGCTTCGTCGCGGTCCTCTTCGGCGCCACCGGCGTGGTCTACGGCGTGATCGCGGGCACGATCCGCAAGCCCGCCGACGTCCCCGCCCTCATGGCGCAGGGCGTCAAGCAGATGGCCCCGGTCCTGGTGCTGTTCTTCGCGATCGCCCAGTTCCTGGCGTACTTCGACTGGACACACATCGGCGACGTGCTGGCCGTCGAGGCGGCGGAGCTCATCAAGAACAGCGGTGTCCCCCGTGGCGGTCGTCTTCCTCCTCGTCCTCGGTCTCCTGACCGTCGTCAACATCATGGTCACGAGCGGCTCCGCGATGTGGTCCATCGCCGCGCCGGTGCTGGTTCCCATGCTGATGCTGGTCTCGATCCCTGCGGAGACAACCCAGGCGTTGTTCCGCATCGCCGACTCGGGATCGACCGCCGTGACACCGATGAGCCCGTACTTCATCATGGCGCTGGGCTTCCTGCAGCAGTACCGCAAGAAGGCGGGTATCGGCACCCTCGCGTCGTACACCCTGCCCCTCGCCATCGCCATGACGGTGTCCTGGACCGCGCTGTTCTTCGTGTGGTGGGGGCTCGGAATCCCGCTCGGCCCGGGCGCGCCCGTCCGCTGACCGGCGGAGCGCGAGCGCTCGGGCCCCCGGTCGGCGGAGCACCGCGCCGCCAAGGATCGCCGCGGCCACGACGACCGGGCGAATCCGGCGGGACCCGCGATCCCACCGAACCGGTCGAGAGCGACGCCCGCGCCGACGGGACCCGCCACCGCGCCC from Tsukamurella tyrosinosolvens includes:
- a CDS encoding AbgT family transporter — its product is MAVVFLLVLGLLTVVNIMVTSGSAMWSIAAPVLVPMLMLVSIPAETTQALFRIADSGSTAVTPMSPYFIMALGFLQQYRKKAGIGTLASYTLPLAIAMTVSWTALFFVWWGLGIPLGPGAPVR
- a CDS encoding creatininase family protein encodes the protein MTNRLASMTSAEARHAAAAGPVVLLAAGALEQHGPGMPLGTDTVRAEAVTARVADELGDAVVVGPTIPVGVSPHHRGFAGTMTLSTATFAAVLTEYVDSLAHHGFRRFLVVNGHGGNNAVLGTTAQDLLRTHPDVELAWVGVSALAKDAVARLGVSEVHGHCGESETAQMLHVAPDLVRSELLEPGTTTLAQMEPVARLSRTPDFNLALAWERLSPNGVLGDPTRVSAEDGRRIIDESVANLTRLVREWRA
- a CDS encoding AbgT family transporter, which encodes MTAPDSLEQPPVAPERLPRIIRAMGVIERVGNALPHPFWLFWILAAILGVVSAVMAALDVSVVSPADGKEVVVRNLFSGDGLAMAASTMVENFAGFPPMATIVVVIMGVAIAERSGFLATGMKAGVSRVPASWSSSPSRSPGTVSHVASAAAYVILVPLGGLAFRAVGKSPILGIVVAYTSIASGYDASPVPTPNDAIFAGITQAAARVIDPDAVVTPVSNWYFNIGSSLLLAIVITLVTKLVLAKRPDLDADPDADLSDMGTLALEPAERRALRLAGATLVGIL